One part of the Gossypium raimondii isolate GPD5lz chromosome 1, ASM2569854v1, whole genome shotgun sequence genome encodes these proteins:
- the LOC105786907 gene encoding uncharacterized protein LOC105786907: protein MGMDCLSLHDVVVNCRHKRIDLRCQSDVFPEELLGLPPKCKVEFVIDLILGTTPISIPPYRMTQTELKELKEQLQELLDKVFIRPRVSPWGAPVLFVKKKDGSLRLCIDYRQLNKVTIKNKYLLPRIDELFDQLKAATVNQCSCRFHGFDEPGISASILCEKQLYAKFSKSEFWLQKIGFLGHVVSADGIRVYPSNVSAIINWKASKNVLEVKVEHQVQSRLLQPVTIPKWKWERVTMDFISELSVTPKKKDSIWVIVTD, encoded by the exons ATGGGAATGGATTGTTTATCATTACATGATGTTGTGGTAAATTGTAGACATAAACGGATTGATTTGAGATGTCAATCAG atGTGTTTCCTGAAGAATTACTAGGATTGCCACCAAAATGTAAAGTTGAATTCGTTATTGATTTGATACTAGGGACTACACCGATATCAATTCCACCGTATAGAATGACACAGACTGAATTGAAAGAACTTAAAGAACAGTTACAAGAATTATTAGACAAAGTTTTTATTCGACCGAGAGTatctccttggggtgcaccggtactttttgtaaagaagaaagatggttcATTGAGACTGTGTATAGACTACCGACAATTGAACAAGGTaacaataaagaacaaatatctTTTGCCTCGTATTGATGAGTTGTTCGATCAGCTAAAGGCTGCAACC GTTAACCAATGTTCCTGCCGCTtccatggatttgatgaaccagGTATTTCAGCCTCG ATTCTGTGCGAgaaacagttgtatgcaaaatTCAGTAAATCTGAGTTCTGGCTTCAGAAGATTGGATTCCTTGGACATGTGGTTTCTGCAGATGGGATACGTGTTTATCCAAGTAATGTTTCAGCTATTATTAACTGGAAAGCTTCGAAAAATGTTTTAGAG GTGAAAGTTGAACACCAAGTACAATCAAGATTATTACAGCCTGTCACGATTCCtaaatggaaatgggagcgaGTTACGATGGATTTCATATCAGAATTGTCTGTGACACCGAAGAAGAAAGACTCAATTTGGGTTATTGTTACAGATTAA